One window of Helicobacter winghamensis ATCC BAA-430 genomic DNA carries:
- a CDS encoding M3 family oligoendopeptidase has protein sequence MKNTQDIWNLKPLFDSKESLQNAMQSAITKAQDFEKKYKGNLNALNAESFYQSLKEYEALCEKLSRIMTYAFLCFASNTKEGAFYAECEMEVNKAQDFLLFFDLEFNALERAKQQEFIESAKGYAYYLELLQKHAKYQLSLQEEKVLLKTQPVGVDSFKRLFDEHLSNLRFLITLKGANKEVSEEEVLSLLYDKDREVRKMAQESLSKTLAQNLPLLTYIYNVVRKDLKITVELRGYESLEQSRHIANQTTQKSVDMMVDTINKNVGIVEEYYTLKAQLLGYDCLYDYDRYAPIANDEADFSYMESKSIVLEAFAEFSPKFYEIAKRAFDEGWIDSHPRENKRGGAFSHSAVPSVHPYLMLNHTNRRRDAFTMAHELGHTIHQYLSYSVGYLNADTPLTTAETASVFAEMLLFEKMQQRLNDKEKIALYAGKLEDVFATLFRQNVFTNFERLVHKKDGELSTEMLNALWQEENQKMFGKSVILTENYRLWWSYIPHFIHTPFYCYAYSYGQLLVFALFGVYRKQREDFVAKYEKFLSLGGSKTPKELVGIFGLDLESSDFWEIGMQEVRILLEGLKEIIKRV, from the coding sequence ATGAAAAACACACAAGATATATGGAATCTAAAACCTCTATTTGATAGCAAAGAATCTTTACAAAATGCAATGCAAAGCGCAATTACAAAGGCGCAAGACTTTGAGAAGAAATATAAAGGCAATCTTAATGCGCTAAATGCAGAATCCTTTTATCAAAGCTTAAAAGAATATGAAGCACTTTGTGAGAAGCTATCACGCATTATGACTTATGCGTTTTTGTGCTTTGCGTCTAACACAAAAGAAGGGGCATTTTATGCAGAATGCGAAATGGAAGTCAATAAGGCGCAAGATTTTTTGCTGTTTTTTGATTTAGAATTTAATGCACTTGAAAGAGCAAAACAGCAAGAGTTTATAGAGAGTGCAAAGGGATATGCGTATTATTTAGAGCTTTTACAAAAGCACGCAAAGTATCAACTAAGCTTACAAGAAGAAAAAGTGTTGCTAAAAACACAGCCTGTGGGCGTGGATAGTTTTAAGCGATTATTTGATGAGCATTTAAGTAATTTGCGCTTTTTAATCACGCTTAAAGGGGCAAACAAAGAAGTTAGTGAAGAAGAAGTTTTAAGCCTGCTTTATGACAAGGATAGGGAAGTGCGTAAAATGGCGCAAGAATCCTTAAGTAAAACATTGGCGCAAAATCTCCCGCTTCTAACTTATATTTATAATGTGGTGCGTAAGGATTTAAAGATTACAGTGGAGTTGCGTGGATATGAAAGCCTAGAGCAATCGCGCCATATTGCTAACCAAACCACGCAAAAAAGTGTAGATATGATGGTAGATACCATTAATAAAAATGTTGGAATTGTAGAAGAATATTATACACTTAAAGCACAATTACTAGGCTATGATTGCCTTTATGATTATGATCGTTATGCGCCTATTGCTAATGATGAAGCGGACTTTAGTTATATGGAATCTAAAAGTATTGTTTTAGAAGCGTTTGCGGAGTTTTCGCCAAAGTTTTACGAAATTGCCAAGCGTGCGTTTGATGAAGGTTGGATTGACTCACATCCTAGAGAAAATAAGCGCGGTGGAGCGTTTAGCCATAGTGCTGTTCCTAGTGTGCATCCCTATTTAATGCTTAATCACACAAATCGTAGGCGCGATGCTTTCACAATGGCACACGAGCTGGGGCACACGATTCATCAATATCTATCGTATTCTGTGGGTTATTTAAACGCTGATACTCCACTAACAACAGCAGAAACTGCTTCTGTTTTTGCGGAAATGTTATTATTTGAAAAAATGCAGCAACGCCTAAATGATAAGGAAAAAATCGCTCTTTATGCAGGAAAGCTTGAAGATGTATTTGCAACACTTTTTCGCCAAAATGTTTTTACAAATTTTGAACGCTTGGTGCATAAAAAAGATGGGGAGTTAAGCACGGAAATGCTAAATGCTCTATGGCAAGAAGAAAATCAAAAAATGTTTGGTAAAAGCGTGATTTTAACAGAGAATTACAGGCTATGGTGGTCGTATATTCCACATTTTATCCATACGCCTTTTTATTGCTATGCTTATAGTTATGGGCAACTTTTAGTTTTTGCACTTTTTGGTGTGTATCGCAAGCAAAGGGAAGATTTTGTGGCAAAATACGAGAAGTTTTTGAGTCTTGGGGGAAGCAAAACGCCAAAAGAACTTGTTGGAATCTTTGGATTGGATCTTGAGAGTAGCGATTTTTGGGAAATTGGAATGCAAGAAGTTAGAATCCTTTTGGAAGGTTTAAAAGAAATTATAAAAAGGGTATGA
- a CDS encoding RBBP9/YdeN family alpha/beta hydrolase has product MKKLLMLLFLFVYPLFAKEVYIIHGFNCTSKYAWIPNLKQELQDLGYSVKALDMPTPDKPSLEQWTQHLKRQVTTLDSNTYFITHSLGGIALLQFLSQTQFKKDSKIGGIILVAPFDKPLEILPILNGFTQTKPNYKALQNHLNLAIVISSKDDKIVPHTLSKEVAKALNAKLIATDSGGHFMDQDGFYSLPLATQIFKDLQEQ; this is encoded by the coding sequence ATGAAAAAGTTACTAATGCTTTTATTTCTCTTTGTCTATCCACTCTTTGCAAAGGAAGTGTATATTATACACGGCTTTAACTGCACAAGCAAATATGCGTGGATTCCAAACCTTAAGCAAGAATTACAAGACTTAGGATATAGCGTTAAAGCCCTTGATATGCCAACACCTGATAAACCAAGCTTAGAGCAATGGACACAGCATTTAAAGAGGCAAGTTACAACACTAGATTCCAACACCTACTTTATCACGCATTCCTTAGGTGGAATCGCACTTTTGCAATTTTTAAGCCAAACGCAATTTAAAAAAGATTCTAAAATTGGTGGTATTATCCTTGTAGCACCATTTGATAAGCCTTTAGAAATCTTGCCTATTCTTAATGGCTTTACACAAACAAAGCCTAATTACAAAGCCCTACAAAACCACCTTAACCTAGCTATTGTAATTTCTTCTAAAGATGATAAAATTGTCCCACACACCCTAAGCAAAGAAGTTGCAAAAGCACTCAATGCAAAGTTAATCGCCACAGATTCTGGCGGACATTTTATGGACCAAGACGGCTTTTACTCACTGCCTTTAGCCACCCAAATCTTTAAAGATTTGCAAGAGCAATAA
- a CDS encoding beta strand repeat-containing protein has translation MQNNVQLTQRGGGANPSYQPLKRLTSSIFYGSLVLTTLLTNVNADDITITQPQNNNVSIQSGQNKDNIIVESGGSIIVNNQSVVAIENKGTINQSIHIKDGATLTGGTNTTGNSFYVSIHNNSGTIGDIKIDKGAILNGGIMNYARLMGGRSTVKGDIEVAGTINGTNIGIQNSFGTIEGNVLVKETGKLTGNIWNQDRIQGKVEVNGYLDGSIVNRNNNSQSYIGENIIVGSGGNVTKDIRNEGTIEKGIIIEKGGVVAGSINNTGKINQNGISINGGSVGGDIKNSGTNAKTGNITINNGGSVGGSIINENGANYEATNTITLDKGSSLGGIQNKGANSTFSANLDLKGNVGTISNEGTFNSDLNLNNISVNTINNSKDFNGDLNLSNGASVQAINNNGGTISKDISINSNAKVGTISNAVGAIIAKNISVNNATLTSIDNKGTIQEAIKLENNGTIGDITNSGTITNGITASNGTINKITNSGTISKEINISSNAKVGAISNSGTIQEAIRLNSGILTALSNAKNATIKEVSITNNSKVGNITNEGTITNGITIDKASLEGNITNSGNLSKIDVNNGGNITGNITYSNNAKGNLTIKDGGKVAGAFINEKNSTFNDAIKVENNASLGGVVNKGTFSGSLTVDKGGEVGYISYEEGSTFNGTLDIKGEVGGISNKGNFNGTIKVDSILKALSNEGTIKEVELANTAKLDALINEGTINDKLTNKGELAQLANSGTLENGFESESKKIPL, from the coding sequence ATGCAAAACAATGTTCAATTAACCCAGCGGGGGGGGGGGGCAAATCCTAGTTATCAGCCACTAAAACGACTTACTTCTTCAATCTTTTATGGTTCATTAGTTTTAACAACCTTACTTACAAATGTCAATGCAGATGATATTACTATAACTCAACCTCAAAATAATAATGTCTCTATTCAAAGTGGTCAAAACAAAGACAATATTATTGTTGAAAGTGGTGGTTCTATTATTGTAAATAATCAAAGCGTCGTAGCCATAGAGAATAAAGGAACGATTAATCAATCAATTCATATAAAAGATGGTGCTACTTTAACAGGTGGAACTAATACTACTGGTAATAGTTTTTATGTTTCTATTCATAATAATAGTGGGACAATAGGCGATATAAAAATTGATAAAGGTGCAATTTTAAATGGTGGAATTATGAATTATGCACGATTGATGGGCGGTCGATCGACTGTGAAAGGCGATATTGAAGTCGCAGGAACAATCAACGGAACTAATATTGGTATTCAAAATAGTTTTGGGACGATTGAGGGGAATGTTCTTGTTAAAGAAACTGGTAAATTAACCGGAAATATTTGGAATCAAGATAGAATCCAAGGTAAAGTAGAGGTTAATGGATATCTCGATGGAAGCATTGTCAATAGAAACAATAATTCTCAATCTTATATTGGAGAAAATATTATAGTAGGAAGTGGTGGTAATGTAACAAAGGATATTAGAAATGAAGGAACTATTGAAAAAGGTATTATAATAGAAAAAGGTGGAGTAGTAGCGGGCAGTATTAATAATACTGGTAAAATTAACCAAAATGGCATCTCCATCAATGGCGGTAGCGTAGGTGGCGACATTAAAAACAGCGGAACCAATGCAAAAACAGGAAACATTACTATTAACAATGGTGGAAGTGTTGGTGGTTCTATCATCAATGAAAATGGTGCAAATTATGAAGCTACAAATACAATTACACTAGATAAAGGCTCTAGCCTAGGTGGTATTCAAAACAAAGGAGCAAACTCAACTTTTAGTGCCAATCTTGATTTAAAAGGCAATGTTGGAACAATCTCTAATGAAGGAACATTTAATAGTGATTTAAATCTTAATAACATTAGTGTTAATACAATTAACAATTCTAAAGATTTCAATGGAGATTTAAATCTTAGTAATGGTGCGAGTGTTCAAGCCATTAACAACAATGGCGGAACAATCTCTAAAGATATTAGTATAAACTCTAATGCTAAGGTTGGAACAATCTCTAATGCTGTTGGTGCAATCATTGCAAAAAACATTTCTGTAAATAATGCTACACTAACAAGCATTGATAACAAAGGAACAATTCAAGAAGCTATTAAATTAGAAAACAATGGAACAATAGGCGATATTACTAATAGTGGAACAATCACAAATGGTATCACTGCAAGTAATGGAACAATCAATAAGATTACTAATAGTGGAACAATCTCTAAAGAAATTAATATAAGCTCTAATGCTAAGGTTGGAGCAATCTCTAACTCTGGAACAATTCAAGAAGCTATTAGACTAAATAGTGGAATCCTAACTGCTCTAAGCAATGCTAAAAATGCAACCATTAAAGAAGTAAGTATTACTAATAATTCTAAAGTAGGTAATATTACTAATGAAGGCACAATCACAAATGGTATCACAATTGATAAAGCAAGCTTAGAAGGTAATATTACAAATTCTGGAAATCTTTCTAAAATAGATGTTAATAATGGTGGAAACATCACAGGTAATATTACTTATAGCAATAACGCTAAAGGAAATCTTACTATTAAAGATGGTGGTAAAGTAGCAGGAGCTTTTATTAATGAAAAAAATTCAACCTTTAATGACGCAATCAAAGTAGAAAACAATGCAAGTTTAGGCGGAGTTGTTAATAAAGGAACATTTTCAGGTAGTCTTACAGTAGATAAAGGTGGAGAAGTAGGATATATTTCTTATGAAGAGGGTTCTACCTTTAATGGAACACTAGATATAAAAGGGGAAGTAGGTGGAATCTCTAATAAAGGAAACTTTAATGGAACTATTAAAGTAGATTCTATTCTAAAAGCTTTAAGTAATGAAGGAACTATTAAAGAAGTAGAACTTGCCAATACTGCTAAACTTGATGCTCTAATTAATGAAGGAACTATTAATGATAAACTCACAAACAAAGGAGAGCTTGCACAATTAGCAAACTCTGGGACATTAGAAAATGGATTTGAAAGTGAGAGTAAAAAGATACCACTTTAA
- a CDS encoding DUF5644 domain-containing protein — MEKKINLELFRFDVKTDYLPYFAKLTLKINVEKTLLDLLKSVQDSVYEYGYNAYGFKINGVVVYDFELPIFRLLDRFGSEWKVEPLNAHLALKDLVINVEPFLDKLAPLRELGLDELASDEVLSIFKNADFKGIGIEKLESKTLSNTFLLSFLPYAYATPLSVENPSYLGEAYFLLVAALYAKHKTNAILESVSDLENGVLNAQELKTYLFPQDDRFDRCINELKILLFDRCENPKIQKFKAKILKS, encoded by the coding sequence ATGGAGAAAAAGATTAACTTAGAGTTGTTCCGTTTTGATGTAAAAACGGATTATTTGCCCTATTTTGCAAAATTAACACTTAAAATCAATGTGGAAAAAACCTTGCTAGATTTGCTTAAAAGCGTCCAAGATTCTGTGTATGAGTATGGTTATAATGCTTATGGATTTAAGATTAATGGAGTAGTTGTTTATGACTTTGAGCTTCCTATTTTTAGGCTTTTAGATAGGTTTGGTAGTGAGTGGAAAGTAGAGCCACTTAATGCGCATTTAGCACTAAAGGATTTAGTGATTAATGTTGAACCATTTTTAGATAAACTTGCGCCACTAAGAGAATTAGGCTTAGATGAGTTAGCAAGTGATGAAGTGTTAAGCATTTTTAAAAATGCAGATTTTAAAGGAATTGGCATTGAGAAGTTGGAATCTAAAACGCTAAGTAATACATTTCTGCTTTCTTTCTTGCCCTATGCGTATGCAACGCCTTTGAGTGTGGAGAATCCAAGCTATTTAGGCGAAGCGTATTTTTTGCTTGTAGCGGCATTGTATGCAAAGCACAAAACAAATGCTATTTTAGAATCAGTAAGTGATTTAGAAAATGGAGTCTTAAATGCTCAAGAATTAAAAACATATCTTTTTCCACAAGATGATAGATTTGATCGTTGTATTAATGAGCTAAAAATATTACTATTTGATCGTTGTGAAAATCCAAAGATTCAGAAGTTTAAAGCCAAAATCTTAAAGAGTTAG
- a CDS encoding autotransporter outer membrane beta-barrel domain-containing protein has translation MSLTTNLDYTNADVSKTYTDGVTKVDSTAKIYGYGVNARVGLSHYMLHNYLRVTPEIGFNYLGMHSKDFTLQHLGGTNEHYKAQYFNFIDTVASIKIESPYSNRLRTSFSVGGLYNVYKDAEGRLKLDRNILTSEIDVARWYAFVQMGLSYDFLENANLSLNYNGISTLSSKANSHSVFVKFAWWW, from the coding sequence GTGAGTCTTACAACAAATCTTGATTACACTAATGCAGATGTTAGCAAAACTTATACAGATGGTGTTACAAAAGTAGATTCTACTGCAAAGATTTATGGATATGGAGTAAATGCAAGAGTTGGATTAAGCCATTATATGTTGCATAACTATTTAAGAGTAACTCCAGAGATAGGATTTAATTATTTAGGAATGCATTCTAAAGACTTTACATTACAACACTTAGGTGGAACAAATGAACATTATAAGGCACAATATTTTAACTTTATAGATACAGTTGCTTCTATAAAAATAGAATCCCCTTATAGTAATCGTTTAAGAACATCTTTTAGTGTAGGTGGTTTATACAATGTTTATAAAGATGCAGAAGGAAGATTAAAGCTAGATAGAAATATCCTTACAAGTGAAATTGATGTTGCAAGATGGTATGCATTTGTGCAAATGGGATTATCTTATGATTTCTTAGAAAATGCTAATCTCTCATTAAACTATAATGGAATCTCTACACTCTCAAGCAAAGCAAACTCTCATAGTGTGTTTGTGAAGTTTGCTTGGTGGTGGTAG